In Leptospira sp. WS58.C1, a single genomic region encodes these proteins:
- a CDS encoding phosphoethanolamine transferase, whose translation MGTINKKNILEIFSRYSVWVLPVVILVSDFIVRDEILPTFKPLQWAFYFLSFVYSVILYSAAIILLRILYKRRSKLAFNIVFFLILSFYTGTLLGSYGYYAYTGIMPNFFVFSFIFHEPLNSWTIVQGGFTKSSLIFGLLSFIVLGASLWFTATKEPLRYKFQVPVRIAVVVLFLTISGFLHNNTRFNDQVYVSDTNTIAFVWRNLYNHLTGDSLGSAGLQSRNKPRLTQIVSSPGFNVLFVVTESLRKGSLGVYGYERNTTPFMSKFAQTADRNRYFLFKKAYSNSSSTLLSFPSLLTGVSPAQPVPMTHTYPLFWEYGKSAGLSTFYITSHNLQWNNFEGFFKNSGIDFLWDKERSGLNVFNDIGIDDRETVKEFKRHLSGLKTSDKRFAGVLHLNTNHFPYIVPEESKFFPVDSVPDQYDNSVRHLDSLLEDVYTYLKKEGFLENTVVIFTSDHGESLFEHDYLGHIDSNYVETVSIPMLLYIPDSLKESVNLQAIRRNTEKPVANTDLIPTFIDILNLENNPAIKRYSANLEGRSLLRDIYGDRRIIITNNNEISLYKVGISYIKGNYHYIMNLNSNPSKERLFDLSKDPKELKDLWVEASEENKIHFREVVKDCGVCVELFISQDLPYQTSEADLETAELKRNSPKPATF comes from the coding sequence ATGGGAACTATAAATAAAAAAAATATACTAGAGATATTCTCCCGTTATTCCGTCTGGGTTCTGCCTGTAGTAATACTAGTTTCAGATTTTATTGTTAGAGATGAAATATTACCCACATTCAAACCTTTACAGTGGGCGTTCTATTTCCTTTCATTCGTATATTCCGTTATTCTCTATTCTGCAGCGATCATTCTTCTCAGAATATTATACAAACGAAGATCGAAGCTTGCATTCAATATCGTATTCTTTCTGATCCTATCTTTTTATACGGGAACATTATTAGGTTCGTACGGTTATTACGCGTATACGGGCATCATGCCTAATTTTTTCGTATTCTCTTTTATATTCCATGAACCTTTGAACAGTTGGACGATCGTGCAGGGGGGATTTACCAAATCTTCTTTGATTTTCGGACTTCTCTCTTTTATCGTTTTAGGCGCTTCTCTTTGGTTTACCGCGACTAAAGAACCTTTAAGATACAAATTCCAAGTACCTGTTAGAATAGCAGTAGTGGTCTTATTCTTAACAATCAGTGGTTTCCTACATAATAATACCAGATTTAACGACCAAGTATATGTTTCGGATACCAATACGATCGCGTTCGTTTGGAGGAACTTATACAATCACCTAACAGGCGATAGTTTAGGATCCGCAGGTTTACAGTCTAGGAACAAACCTAGGCTCACTCAAATCGTTTCCAGTCCGGGATTTAATGTTCTTTTCGTAGTAACTGAAAGTTTAAGAAAAGGAAGTTTGGGAGTTTACGGTTACGAAAGAAACACCACTCCTTTCATGTCAAAATTCGCCCAAACTGCGGACAGAAACCGATACTTCTTATTCAAAAAGGCGTATTCCAATTCCAGCTCAACCCTTCTCTCTTTTCCGAGTTTACTGACCGGAGTTTCTCCAGCACAACCGGTGCCAATGACACATACGTATCCTTTGTTTTGGGAGTATGGGAAATCCGCCGGGCTTTCAACGTTTTATATAACAAGCCATAACCTTCAGTGGAATAACTTCGAAGGATTTTTCAAAAACTCAGGGATCGATTTCCTTTGGGATAAAGAAAGAAGCGGGTTAAATGTATTTAACGATATAGGGATCGATGATAGGGAAACGGTCAAAGAATTCAAAAGACATTTGTCCGGATTAAAAACTTCGGATAAAAGATTCGCGGGAGTTCTGCACCTCAACACGAATCATTTTCCATATATAGTACCGGAGGAGTCCAAGTTCTTCCCAGTCGACTCAGTACCTGACCAATACGATAATTCCGTCCGACATCTTGATAGCCTTCTTGAGGATGTGTACACTTATCTAAAAAAAGAAGGGTTTTTGGAAAATACGGTAGTGATCTTCACGTCCGATCACGGAGAATCCCTTTTCGAGCATGACTACCTGGGGCATATAGATAGCAACTATGTGGAAACCGTTTCCATTCCGATGCTGTTATATATTCCGGATTCCCTAAAAGAATCCGTAAACCTGCAAGCGATAAGAAGAAATACGGAAAAACCCGTGGCAAACACGGATTTGATCCCGACTTTTATAGATATTTTGAATCTGGAAAACAATCCTGCGATCAAAAGGTATTCCGCAAACTTGGAAGGTAGGTCCTTACTCAGAGATATTTATGGGGACCGTAGGATTATCATTACCAATAATAACGAGATCTCTTTGTATAAAGTCGGGATCAGTTATATAAAGGGAAATTATCATTATATAATGAATCTCAATTCTAATCCTTCCAAAGAACGTCTATTCGATCTTTCTAAAGATCCGAAAGAGTTAAAGGATCTTTGGGTGGAAGCAAGTGAAGAGAATAAGATCCATTTTAGAGAAGTGGTAAAAGACTGCGGAGTCTGTGTGGAATTATTTATATCCCAAGATCTACCATACCAAACTTCGGAAGCAGATCTGGAAACTGCGGAACTAAAAAGAAATTCCCCTAAACCGGCTACATTCTGA
- a CDS encoding lysophospholipid acyltransferase family protein — MGNPKPRRERQKVKKFLQYVFARVLVGTLSIFPYVLRGKILFYIIQFLARTTGAVKKRIERHIRTAFPQKSDSEIQKYILHNLRNLSHMANEFCEEPRMDRKFIDQWVTFLPDKKTHTRLFEKGGILVLGHLGNWETMGVSICYTAPKNDLYVFAKRQSNPWSNAWIERNRASQRIKLVYTDESPRKALTLLKQGKLVAFISDQDAGKTGSFFPFLGNLASTFLGPATFSRMTDVPIIFCSSWYDKAGKLYFYVEEFERPNLDPRKDPELWEREFTYKWVKRLEEEVYKHPGDYFWLHRRWHTKPENKEDLDKFWKEYRPSSESSKV; from the coding sequence ATGGGAAATCCTAAACCCAGAAGAGAAAGACAGAAAGTCAAAAAATTCCTACAGTATGTTTTCGCGAGAGTATTAGTAGGTACTCTTTCCATTTTTCCTTATGTTCTAAGGGGAAAGATCCTATTTTATATCATTCAGTTCCTAGCCAGAACGACAGGCGCCGTTAAAAAAAGGATCGAAAGACATATACGGACCGCGTTTCCTCAAAAGTCGGATTCCGAGATACAAAAATACATTCTTCATAACCTCAGAAATCTCTCCCATATGGCAAATGAGTTCTGTGAAGAACCGAGAATGGACAGAAAATTCATAGATCAATGGGTGACTTTCCTGCCGGATAAAAAAACTCATACTCGCTTATTTGAGAAAGGTGGGATCTTGGTTTTAGGCCATTTAGGTAACTGGGAAACAATGGGGGTTTCTATCTGCTATACCGCTCCTAAAAACGATCTGTACGTTTTTGCAAAAAGGCAATCTAATCCTTGGTCGAACGCTTGGATCGAACGGAACAGAGCATCCCAAAGGATCAAGTTGGTTTATACGGATGAAAGCCCTAGAAAGGCCTTAACTCTTTTAAAACAAGGAAAGTTAGTCGCTTTTATCTCGGATCAGGACGCGGGCAAAACGGGATCCTTCTTTCCTTTTTTAGGAAACCTGGCTTCCACATTCTTAGGACCGGCAACTTTCTCCAGAATGACAGATGTGCCTATCATATTCTGCAGTAGTTGGTATGATAAGGCCGGAAAATTATATTTTTATGTGGAAGAATTCGAAAGACCGAATTTGGACCCGAGAAAAGACCCGGAACTTTGGGAGAGAGAATTCACTTACAAATGGGTAAAACGTTTGGAAGAAGAAGTCTACAAACATCCGGGAGATTATTTCTGGTTGCATAGACGTTGGCATACTAAGCCGGAAAATAAAGAAGATCTCGATAAGTTTTGGAAAGAATATAGACCTTCTTCCGAAAGTTCTAAGGTTTGA